In one Mesorhizobium australicum genomic region, the following are encoded:
- a CDS encoding helix-turn-helix domain-containing protein, translating to MGIRSIERAMNVLQELNLQPINTIAQLHARTRLPKPTLVRILKTLEDAGYVENDVREGGYRVSALVTSLSSGFHKGPLVVEAGRAWAVAITRKHKWPTAIALPDYDGVIIRFSTVPDSPVSPFHSTVNRRLNLLTRGMGLAYFAFLEGEEAELITDVLRRSDDPENVLSHHPAELARLVRKVRANGYATRSSLVEPRNSNTIAVPIMGGSGKVLASLGLTYFTSAFPSEQEACARYAPVLLSAASAIAEDLERLSKSISIELDTPAVE from the coding sequence ATGGGCATCCGGTCCATCGAACGCGCGATGAACGTCCTGCAAGAACTGAACCTGCAACCGATCAACACGATCGCGCAGCTTCACGCCCGAACCCGGCTACCGAAGCCGACGCTGGTGCGCATTCTCAAGACGCTGGAGGATGCCGGCTATGTCGAGAACGACGTGCGCGAAGGCGGCTATCGGGTCAGCGCCCTGGTCACCTCGCTGAGCTCCGGCTTCCACAAGGGGCCGCTGGTGGTAGAGGCCGGCCGCGCCTGGGCCGTCGCCATAACGCGCAAACACAAGTGGCCGACGGCGATCGCGCTGCCTGACTATGACGGCGTGATCATCCGCTTCAGCACCGTGCCCGACAGCCCGGTCTCGCCTTTCCACAGCACGGTCAACCGGCGTCTGAACCTGCTCACGCGCGGCATGGGTCTTGCCTACTTTGCGTTTCTCGAAGGGGAGGAAGCGGAACTGATCACCGATGTCCTGCGGCGTTCCGACGATCCCGAGAACGTGCTCAGCCACCACCCGGCCGAGCTTGCGCGACTGGTACGGAAGGTGCGCGCCAACGGCTACGCGACACGTTCCTCGCTCGTGGAGCCCCGCAATTCCAACACCATCGCCGTCCCTATCATGGGCGGGTCGGGCAAGGTCCTAGCCAGCCTCGGCCTGACCTATTTCACGTCGGCCTTTCCGTCCGAACAGGAAGCCTGCGCACGCTATGCACCCGTCCTGCTTTCGGCTGCCTCGGCCATCGCGGAGGATCTGGAACGGTTGTCAAAGAGCATCTCGATCGAACTGGATACACCTGCCGTAGAATAA
- a CDS encoding 2,3-bisphosphoglycerate-dependent phosphoglycerate mutase yields the protein MSRTLVLVRHGQSEWNLKNLFTGWRDVDLTEQGTAEAKAAGQRLKAKGLKFDIAFTSVLMRAEKTCAHILAELGQTGLKTVRDQALNERDYGDLSGLNKDDARAKWGEEQVHVWRRSYDVPPPGGESLKDTGARVWPYYIHTIQPHVLSGGTVLVAAHGNSLRALIMALDGLTGEEVVKMELATGVPVLYRLNADSTVASKELLEA from the coding sequence ATGTCGCGCACGCTGGTGCTCGTCCGCCACGGACAGAGCGAATGGAACCTGAAGAACCTGTTCACGGGCTGGCGCGACGTCGACCTCACCGAACAGGGCACGGCGGAAGCCAAGGCGGCCGGCCAGCGGCTGAAGGCCAAGGGGCTGAAGTTCGACATCGCCTTCACCTCGGTGCTGATGCGGGCCGAGAAGACCTGCGCCCATATCCTCGCAGAGCTCGGCCAGACCGGTCTGAAGACGGTGCGCGACCAGGCGCTCAACGAGCGCGACTACGGCGATCTCTCCGGCCTCAACAAGGACGACGCCCGCGCCAAATGGGGCGAGGAGCAGGTGCATGTCTGGCGTCGTTCCTACGACGTGCCGCCGCCCGGCGGCGAGAGCCTGAAGGACACCGGCGCGCGCGTCTGGCCCTATTACATCCACACGATCCAGCCGCACGTTCTGTCGGGCGGGACCGTGCTGGTGGCCGCGCACGGCAACTCGCTGCGGGCGCTGATCATGGCGCTCGACGGGCTGACCGGCGAGGAAGTGGTCAAGATGGAACTCGCGACCGGCGTCCCAGTCCTCTACCGCCTGAACGCCGATTCCACGGTCGCCTCGAAGGAATTGCTCGAAGCGTGA
- a CDS encoding EVE domain-containing protein, whose product MTRYWIGVAAARHVRIAVENSFAMFAHGRHSAALRTRPGDWVAYYSPREGMNEGAEVRAFTAIGRILPGEPHEQLMTAAGDTGWQRNAEWLPARKADIYPLLDRFSFVRDRGHWGMYFRKSLFPVEPVDFALIAEAMGVADAFGRAGTQED is encoded by the coding sequence ATGACCCGATACTGGATCGGGGTCGCGGCCGCACGCCACGTCCGGATCGCCGTCGAGAACAGCTTCGCCATGTTCGCCCATGGCAGGCACTCTGCCGCGCTACGCACCCGGCCGGGCGACTGGGTCGCCTATTACAGCCCGCGCGAGGGCATGAACGAGGGCGCGGAGGTGCGCGCCTTCACCGCGATCGGCCGCATTCTTCCCGGCGAGCCGCACGAACAGCTGATGACCGCCGCAGGCGACACCGGCTGGCAGCGCAATGCCGAATGGCTGCCGGCGCGCAAGGCCGACATCTATCCCCTGCTTGACCGCTTCTCCTTCGTACGGGACAGAGGCCATTGGGGCATGTATTTCAGGAAATCGCTCTTCCCCGTCGAGCCCGTCGACTTCGCCCTGATCGCCGAGGCGATGGGCGTCGCCGACGCTTTCGGAAGAGCCGGAACGCAAGAGGACTAG
- the dapB gene encoding 4-hydroxy-tetrahydrodipicolinate reductase: MSDMKLVVVGAAGRMGRTLIRIIAETQGAVLAGAIEREDSPHLGKDAGELAGTGPNGIAISSDTLPVFARADGVLDFTSPAATVGFAAYAAQAHVVHVIGTTGCSAEDEAKIKAAARHTPIVKSGNMSLGVNLLGVLVRQAAKALDAADFDIEILEMHHKHKVDAPSGTALLLGAAAAEGRGIGLANSSVRVRDGHTGPRPEGTIGFATLRGGSVVGDHSVILAGAGERIVLSHHAEDRAIFARGAVKAALWAHGRKSGLYSMLDVLGLSE, translated from the coding sequence ATGAGCGACATGAAGCTCGTGGTGGTGGGCGCTGCCGGCCGCATGGGCCGCACGCTGATCCGCATCATCGCCGAGACGCAAGGCGCAGTCCTCGCCGGCGCGATCGAGCGCGAGGATTCGCCGCATCTCGGCAAGGATGCGGGCGAACTGGCGGGAACAGGCCCCAACGGCATCGCCATTTCGTCCGACACGCTGCCGGTGTTCGCCAGGGCGGACGGCGTGCTGGACTTCACCTCGCCGGCTGCGACCGTCGGCTTCGCCGCTTATGCGGCGCAGGCGCATGTCGTGCATGTGATCGGCACCACCGGCTGCTCGGCCGAGGACGAGGCGAAGATCAAGGCCGCCGCGCGGCATACGCCGATCGTCAAGTCCGGCAATATGAGCCTCGGGGTCAACCTGCTCGGCGTACTGGTCCGACAGGCTGCAAAAGCGCTCGACGCGGCGGATTTCGACATCGAGATCCTGGAGATGCACCACAAGCATAAGGTCGACGCGCCGTCCGGCACGGCGCTGCTGCTCGGCGCGGCAGCGGCAGAGGGGCGGGGGATTGGCCTCGCCAACAGCAGCGTGCGGGTGCGCGATGGCCACACCGGCCCGCGCCCGGAAGGCACGATCGGTTTCGCGACGCTGCGCGGCGGCTCGGTCGTCGGCGACCATTCCGTCATTCTCGCCGGCGCCGGCGAGCGAATCGTGCTGTCGCACCACGCCGAGGACCGCGCCATCTTCGCCCGCGGCGCCGTCAAGGCCGCCCTGTGGGCGCATGGCCGCAAGTCCGGCCTCTACTCCATGCTCGACGTGCTCGGCCTGTCGGAATGA
- a CDS encoding ABC transporter ATP-binding protein, which produces MLAENGRDYLGYYALAVLCLVAFAVTTAFTAYIMRDIVDQLFAERRKDLILLICGAVVVAFGVRGLASYGQAVLLAKIGNNLVARYQRRIFDQLMRLGVGFYTSTRSGQLAARINENVTGIRDILSMTLTAIARDAVSLIALVGVMVYQDPVLSVIALVIGPPILVSVNYLMRRLRRATREAVEVNSRLIGAMQEATQGITIVKAFTMEQLLSDKISSLIDSAEARANRIARISERMTPITEFLAGFAVAGVIGYAGYRAAVAQVPPGAVISFITALLLAYEPAKRLARVQANLERALVNARMIYEILDIEPQQGDRPGAGEISVDKGDVVFRDVEFAYAEGPPVLRGVSFRAEAGKTTAIVGSSGAGKSTLIALLQRFYDPTGGAIEIDGQNIGAVTKRSLRGAIAYVSQQPYLFEGSIRDNIRYGRPDATDVEVEEAARLAQATDFIALQPQGWDTLVGENGVTLSGGQRQRLSIARAILRDAPILLLDEATSALDNESEAKVQQALDTVMKGRTTLVIAHRLSTVVNADHIVVLEQGRLIEEGTHRSLLVKPGGAYARFHFMQDRTGEVVEVAAPKSSRRKSGGTR; this is translated from the coding sequence ATGCTCGCCGAAAACGGCCGCGACTATCTCGGCTACTATGCGCTCGCCGTGCTCTGCCTCGTCGCCTTCGCGGTGACGACCGCCTTCACCGCCTACATCATGCGCGACATCGTCGACCAGTTGTTCGCCGAGCGGCGCAAGGACCTGATCCTGCTGATCTGCGGCGCGGTTGTGGTGGCCTTCGGAGTGCGCGGGCTGGCCAGCTACGGTCAGGCTGTGCTGCTGGCCAAGATCGGCAACAACCTGGTCGCGCGCTACCAGCGGCGTATCTTCGACCAGTTGATGCGCCTCGGCGTCGGCTTCTACACGTCGACCCGCTCCGGTCAGCTCGCCGCGCGGATCAACGAGAATGTCACCGGCATCCGCGACATCCTGTCGATGACGCTGACGGCGATCGCGCGCGACGCGGTGTCGCTGATCGCGCTGGTCGGCGTCATGGTCTACCAGGACCCGGTACTGTCGGTCATAGCGCTCGTCATCGGCCCGCCGATCCTCGTCTCGGTCAACTACCTGATGCGGCGGCTGAGGCGCGCGACGCGCGAGGCAGTGGAGGTAAATTCGCGCCTCATCGGTGCGATGCAGGAGGCGACGCAGGGTATCACCATCGTCAAGGCCTTCACGATGGAGCAGTTGCTGTCGGACAAGATCAGCAGCCTGATCGACAGCGCCGAGGCCCGTGCGAACCGCATCGCCCGCATCTCCGAGCGGATGACGCCGATCACGGAATTCCTCGCCGGCTTCGCGGTCGCAGGCGTCATCGGCTATGCCGGCTACCGGGCCGCGGTCGCCCAGGTGCCGCCGGGCGCGGTCATCTCCTTCATCACCGCTCTGCTGCTCGCCTACGAACCGGCCAAGCGGCTTGCCCGCGTCCAGGCCAATCTCGAGCGCGCGCTGGTCAATGCGAGGATGATCTACGAGATCCTCGACATCGAGCCGCAGCAGGGAGACCGCCCCGGCGCCGGCGAAATCAGCGTCGACAAGGGAGACGTCGTCTTCCGCGACGTCGAGTTCGCCTATGCCGAAGGGCCGCCGGTTCTGCGCGGCGTGAGCTTCCGGGCGGAAGCCGGCAAGACGACGGCGATCGTCGGCTCATCCGGAGCGGGCAAGTCGACGTTGATCGCCCTGCTGCAGCGCTTCTACGACCCGACCGGCGGCGCGATCGAGATCGACGGCCAGAACATCGGCGCCGTGACCAAGCGATCGCTGCGCGGCGCCATCGCCTATGTCTCGCAGCAGCCCTACCTGTTCGAAGGTTCGATCCGCGACAACATCCGCTACGGCCGGCCGGACGCGACGGATGTGGAGGTGGAGGAAGCCGCGCGGCTTGCGCAGGCGACCGACTTCATCGCGCTCCAGCCACAGGGCTGGGACACGCTGGTGGGCGAGAACGGCGTGACGCTGTCGGGCGGCCAGCGCCAGCGCCTGTCGATCGCGCGCGCCATCCTGCGAGATGCGCCGATCCTGCTCCTGGATGAGGCGACGTCCGCGCTCGACAACGAATCGGAAGCCAAGGTCCAGCAGGCGCTCGACACAGTGATGAAGGGGCGCACCACCCTCGTCATCGCGCACCGCCTGTCGACCGTGGTCAATGCCGACCATATCGTGGTGCTGGAGCAGGGACGGCTGATCGAGGAAGGCACGCATCGCAGCCTGCTGGTGAAGCCGGGCGGCGCCTACGCGCGCTTCCACTTCATGCAGGACCGCACGGGAGAGGTGGTCGAGGTCGCCGCACCCAAGTCCTCGCGGCGCAAGTCGGGAGGAACGCGATGA
- a CDS encoding glucokinase, which yields MARITDTDMVLNFPILIGDIGGTNARFAILIDSYAEPKEFPVVQTADFATIDQAIQTMILDRTSIQPRSAVLAVAGPVDGDEIHLTNCPWVVRPKAMQAELGLQDIVVLNDFEAQALAVVALGDEHMIRIGAGTPEPAASRVVLGPGTGLGVAGLVHARRTWIPVPGEGGHMDMGPRSPRDFEVFPHIERIEGRISGEQLLCGRGLVNIYHAIGKADGTPAPFTTPAEITSAALDGSDKTAVEAVSMFCTCLGRIAGDLALVFMSKGGVYLTGGIAQKIVSLLVKSDFRAAFEDKAPHSALMRDMPVYVITHPMAALLGLAAYSRTPGRFGVETSGRRWRS from the coding sequence ATGGCCCGAATCACAGACACGGACATGGTGCTCAACTTCCCTATCCTGATCGGGGACATCGGCGGCACCAATGCGCGCTTCGCGATCCTGATCGATTCCTATGCCGAGCCGAAGGAGTTCCCTGTCGTCCAGACCGCCGACTTCGCGACGATCGACCAGGCGATCCAGACGATGATCCTCGACCGCACCTCGATCCAGCCGCGGTCTGCGGTGCTGGCAGTCGCGGGTCCGGTCGACGGTGACGAGATCCACCTGACGAACTGTCCCTGGGTCGTGCGCCCCAAGGCGATGCAGGCAGAGCTCGGCCTGCAGGACATCGTCGTGCTGAACGATTTCGAGGCGCAGGCGCTCGCCGTCGTGGCGCTGGGCGACGAGCATATGATCCGCATCGGCGCCGGCACGCCGGAGCCGGCCGCCAGCCGCGTCGTGCTGGGTCCCGGCACCGGGCTCGGCGTGGCGGGGCTTGTCCACGCGCGCCGCACCTGGATCCCGGTCCCAGGCGAAGGCGGACATATGGACATGGGCCCGCGCAGCCCGCGCGACTTCGAGGTTTTTCCGCATATAGAGCGGATCGAGGGTCGCATCTCGGGCGAGCAGCTCCTGTGCGGGCGCGGCCTCGTCAACATCTACCACGCGATCGGCAAGGCGGACGGAACGCCCGCGCCGTTCACGACGCCGGCGGAGATCACCAGCGCCGCGCTCGACGGATCCGACAAGACCGCGGTCGAGGCCGTATCGATGTTCTGCACCTGCCTCGGCCGGATCGCCGGCGACCTGGCGCTGGTGTTCATGAGCAAGGGTGGAGTGTATCTGACCGGCGGCATCGCGCAGAAGATCGTGTCGCTCCTGGTGAAAAGCGACTTCCGCGCCGCCTTTGAGGACAAGGCGCCCCACTCGGCGCTGATGCGCGACATGCCGGTCTATGTCATCACCCATCCGATGGCGGCGCTTCTTGGCCTCGCGGCCTATTCGCGCACGCCGGGACGCTTCGGCGTCGAGACCTCGGGGCGCCGCTGGCGGTCGTAG
- a CDS encoding methylglyoxal synthase, with amino-acid sequence MRIALIAHDEKKDDLVAFAGAHRDFLKDCDLVATGTTGGRVAEAWPGLTIRRLKSGPLGGDQQIGALIAEGKVDALIFFVDPLTPMPHDVDVKALMRLAIVYDIPMALNRATAEIILSGNETTARA; translated from the coding sequence GTGCGTATCGCCCTCATCGCGCATGACGAGAAGAAGGACGACCTCGTCGCTTTCGCCGGCGCCCATCGCGATTTCCTGAAGGACTGCGACCTGGTCGCCACTGGCACGACCGGCGGGCGCGTCGCGGAGGCCTGGCCGGGACTGACGATCAGGCGGCTGAAGAGCGGGCCGCTCGGCGGCGACCAGCAGATCGGCGCGCTGATCGCCGAGGGAAAGGTCGACGCGCTGATCTTCTTCGTCGACCCGCTCACGCCGATGCCGCATGATGTCGACGTCAAGGCGTTGATGCGCCTCGCCATCGTCTACGACATTCCGATGGCCTTGAATCGCGCCACCGCCGAGATCATCCTGTCCGGCAACGAAACAACGGCGCGGGCCTGA
- the mepA gene encoding penicillin-insensitive murein endopeptidase yields MSKTVRSARRGLIAGFVAALALTGVAVDAQAEQLAKNLFGAKTLPAATAPKSYGFYSKGCFSGGVAIATDGPNWQAMRLSRNRRWGHPAMINLIEKLARDSTQDGWPGLLLGDISQPRGGPMLSGHASHQIGLDADIWLTPMPDKRLSASERENMSATLMVDEKTHLVKDKLWTKAHTNLLKRAASYPEVERILVNPGIKKKLCDTVSGDRSWLRKVRPFWGHDYHFHIRIGCQPGSTECRGQEKVAAGDGCDKSLAWWFTEEPWRPNKNPDAPKARDIMTMKSLPAACVAVLSAPSPVSEAAVTVRGLGSPQPTIAATSSSSTPVTANAFSEIPLDRIPIPMFRPDPAQ; encoded by the coding sequence ATGAGCAAGACTGTGCGAAGCGCCCGCAGGGGCCTGATCGCGGGCTTCGTCGCTGCGCTGGCCCTGACCGGGGTCGCGGTGGACGCCCAGGCGGAGCAACTGGCGAAGAACCTGTTCGGCGCCAAGACCCTGCCGGCGGCGACGGCGCCCAAGTCCTACGGATTCTATTCCAAGGGCTGCTTCTCTGGCGGCGTGGCGATCGCCACCGACGGACCCAACTGGCAGGCGATGCGGCTGTCGCGCAACCGGCGCTGGGGCCATCCGGCGATGATCAACCTGATCGAGAAGCTGGCGCGCGATTCGACGCAGGACGGCTGGCCGGGACTGCTGCTCGGCGACATCTCCCAGCCGCGCGGCGGACCGATGCTTTCCGGCCATGCCTCGCACCAGATCGGCCTCGACGCCGACATCTGGCTGACGCCGATGCCCGACAAGCGACTGAGCGCGAGCGAGCGCGAGAACATGAGCGCGACGCTGATGGTGGACGAGAAAACCCACCTCGTGAAAGACAAGCTCTGGACCAAGGCGCATACCAACCTGTTGAAGCGCGCCGCGAGCTATCCCGAGGTCGAGCGCATCCTGGTCAATCCAGGCATCAAGAAGAAGCTTTGCGACACGGTGAGCGGCGACCGCTCGTGGCTGCGCAAGGTGCGCCCCTTCTGGGGGCATGACTACCATTTCCACATCCGCATCGGCTGCCAGCCGGGATCGACCGAATGCCGCGGGCAGGAAAAGGTCGCCGCCGGCGACGGCTGCGACAAGTCGCTCGCCTGGTGGTTCACAGAGGAGCCCTGGCGGCCCAACAAGAACCCGGACGCGCCCAAGGCCCGCGACATCATGACGATGAAGAGCCTGCCGGCAGCCTGCGTCGCGGTGCTGAGCGCGCCCTCCCCGGTATCGGAAGCGGCGGTGACGGTGCGGGGCCTCGGCAGCCCGCAGCCGACGATCGCGGCGACGTCGAGCAGTTCGACGCCCGTGACGGCGAACGCTTTCTCGGAGATTCCGCTCGACCGGATCCCCATTCCGATGTTCCGGCCCGATCCGGCGCAGTGA
- a CDS encoding SDR family oxidoreductase gives MRIFLFGAGYSARAFAKLAADEADAIAGTTRSESKADALRTAGIQPFLFDGTDVSPQIAAELAQATHLVISAAPTEAGDPVIAAAHHLLTGAMPALRWIGYLSTVGVYGNHDGAWIDETAECRPRPGRSDNRLEAEKEWSDLARQRGVPLAILRLSGIYGPGRNALVNLENGTARRIIKPGQIFNRIHVDDIAGSLLHLARHETGGVFNVTDDEPSPPQDVVAFAARLMGVAPPPEVDFDTADLTPMARSFYGENKRVSNAKLKSTDYRFIHPDYRAALTAMWAKGNWRR, from the coding sequence ATGCGGATTTTCCTGTTCGGTGCCGGCTATTCCGCCCGCGCCTTCGCGAAACTTGCAGCCGATGAAGCGGACGCGATCGCAGGCACGACCCGCAGCGAGAGCAAGGCGGACGCCCTGCGCACCGCCGGCATCCAGCCGTTCCTGTTCGACGGCACGGACGTATCGCCACAGATCGCAGCGGAACTCGCACAGGCCACGCATCTGGTCATTTCCGCCGCGCCGACCGAGGCGGGCGACCCGGTGATCGCCGCCGCGCACCACCTGCTCACCGGCGCGATGCCGGCGCTGCGCTGGATCGGTTATCTTTCCACCGTCGGTGTTTACGGCAACCATGACGGCGCATGGATCGACGAGACGGCCGAATGTCGTCCCCGCCCCGGCCGTTCCGACAACCGGCTGGAAGCAGAGAAGGAGTGGAGCGACCTCGCCCGGCAGCGCGGCGTCCCGCTGGCGATCCTGCGGCTCTCGGGCATCTACGGCCCCGGCCGCAACGCATTGGTCAACCTGGAGAACGGGACCGCGCGCCGCATCATCAAGCCGGGCCAGATCTTCAATCGCATCCATGTCGACGACATCGCCGGCAGCCTGCTCCATCTCGCGCGGCACGAGACCGGCGGCGTCTTCAACGTCACCGACGACGAGCCCTCGCCGCCGCAGGACGTCGTCGCCTTCGCGGCCCGGCTGATGGGCGTCGCGCCGCCGCCGGAGGTCGACTTCGACACGGCGGACCTGACGCCCATGGCGCGCTCCTTCTACGGCGAGAACAAGCGCGTCTCGAACGCAAAGCTGAAATCGACCGATTACCGCTTCATACACCCGGACTACCGCGCTGCGTTGACCGCAATGTGGGCGAAGGGCAACTGGCGGCGTTAA
- the queG gene encoding tRNA epoxyqueuosine(34) reductase QueG encodes MRAAPASRPDTLRPFIDREARRLGFSTVAVTTPDSIPLARERLAAALSAGHHGDMDWLAETFERRAAPAVLWPEVRSVIMLAMNYGPDENPLGLLDRKDRAAISVYARNRDYHDIIKGRLKELAGKIASRAGGDVKVFVDTAPVMEKPLAAAAGLGWQGKHTNLVSREFGSWLFLGSIFTTAELPADTPEVDHCGSCRACLDICPTNAFPAPYRLDARRCISYLTIENKGLIPREFRVAIGNRIYGCDDCLAACPWNKFAAAASEAKLVARDDLKAPHIADLLALDDGAFRAFFSGSPVKRIGRDRFVRNVLVAAGNSGDTSLIPPCRNLLDDPSALVRGAAVWALSRLMGDKAFQALSSDMEAGESDASVREEWAAALGERRERLTA; translated from the coding sequence ATGCGCGCGGCACCGGCATCAAGACCGGATACGCTGCGGCCGTTCATCGATCGCGAGGCGAGACGGCTCGGCTTCTCGACCGTCGCCGTCACCACGCCCGATTCGATCCCGCTCGCCCGCGAGCGGCTGGCGGCGGCGCTGTCGGCCGGTCATCACGGCGACATGGACTGGCTTGCGGAAACCTTCGAGCGGCGCGCCGCGCCCGCCGTGCTGTGGCCGGAGGTCCGCAGCGTCATCATGCTCGCCATGAACTACGGTCCCGATGAAAACCCGCTCGGCCTGCTCGACCGCAAGGACCGCGCCGCGATCTCGGTCTATGCCCGCAACCGCGACTATCACGACATCATCAAGGGCAGGCTCAAGGAACTGGCGGGCAAGATCGCCTCGCGGGCCGGCGGGGACGTGAAGGTCTTCGTCGACACCGCGCCGGTGATGGAGAAGCCTCTGGCCGCGGCTGCGGGGCTTGGCTGGCAGGGCAAGCACACCAATCTCGTCAGCCGCGAATTCGGCTCCTGGCTCTTTCTCGGCTCGATCTTCACCACGGCGGAGCTGCCGGCCGATACGCCCGAGGTCGACCATTGCGGCTCGTGCCGCGCCTGCCTGGACATCTGCCCGACCAATGCGTTCCCCGCGCCCTACCGGCTCGATGCGCGGCGCTGCATCTCCTACCTCACCATCGAGAACAAGGGGCTGATCCCGCGCGAGTTCCGCGTCGCGATCGGTAACCGCATCTATGGCTGCGACGACTGCCTGGCAGCCTGCCCTTGGAACAAGTTCGCCGCCGCGGCATCCGAGGCGAAGCTGGTCGCGCGCGACGATCTGAAGGCACCGCACATCGCGGACCTGCTGGCGCTGGACGACGGCGCGTTCCGGGCATTCTTCAGCGGCTCGCCGGTGAAACGAATCGGCCGCGACCGCTTCGTGCGCAACGTGCTCGTCGCAGCCGGCAATTCGGGCGACACCTCGCTGATCCCACCGTGCCGGAACCTGCTTGACGACCCCTCGGCGCTGGTGCGGGGCGCGGCGGTGTGGGCACTGTCGCGGCTGATGGGGGATAAGGCATTCCAGGCGCTTTCGAGCGACATGGAGGCCGGGGAGAGCGATGCTTCGGTTCGCGAGGAATGGGCGGCCGCACTCGGCGAGCGGCGCGAAAGGCTGACAGCATGA
- a CDS encoding glutathione S-transferase family protein, with protein sequence MLTLFHHPMNAASRFVRLAFGEYGEELELIEEKPWARRKEFLALNPAGTLPVLLAEGDVPIVGANVIAEYVDETRGVLKRDKRLFAEDSIGRAEIRRLCDWYLVKTESEVTRHLVRERVFKPHMPSSQGGGSPDSAAIRAARANIKQHLKYTNWLAGTRDWLAGTRMSYADLAAAGTLSILDYLGEIDWAENGAARDWYSRIKSRPAFRPLLNDRVRGLSPAAHYANLDF encoded by the coding sequence ATGCTGACTCTCTTCCACCATCCCATGAACGCCGCCAGCCGTTTCGTCCGGCTCGCCTTTGGCGAGTATGGCGAGGAGCTGGAACTGATCGAGGAAAAGCCGTGGGCGCGGCGCAAGGAGTTCCTCGCGCTCAACCCGGCCGGCACTCTGCCCGTGCTTCTGGCGGAAGGCGATGTGCCGATTGTCGGCGCCAACGTCATCGCCGAATATGTCGACGAGACGCGCGGCGTCCTCAAGCGCGACAAGCGCCTCTTCGCCGAGGATTCGATCGGCCGCGCCGAAATCCGCCGGCTGTGCGACTGGTACCTGGTCAAGACCGAGAGCGAGGTAACGCGCCATCTGGTGCGCGAGCGGGTGTTCAAGCCGCACATGCCGTCCTCGCAGGGCGGCGGTTCGCCCGATTCGGCCGCGATCCGCGCAGCGCGCGCCAACATCAAGCAGCACCTGAAATATACCAACTGGCTGGCCGGTACGCGCGACTGGCTGGCCGGCACGCGCATGAGCTATGCCGACCTCGCGGCGGCCGGCACGCTGTCGATCCTCGACTATCTCGGCGAGATCGATTGGGCGGAGAACGGCGCGGCGCGCGACTGGTACAGCCGAATCAAGTCCCGCCCGGCCTTCCGCCCACTTCTCAACGACCGCGTGCGCGGCCTTTCCCCCGCCGCGCACTACGCCAATCTCGACTTCTAG
- a CDS encoding undecaprenyl-diphosphate phosphatase — protein sequence MQDQSIVSALLLGLLEGLTEFIPVSSTGHILLAGHFLGFESTGKAFEVLIQLGAILAILSVYFGRLWKLLVDLPRDGRTQRFVLGILVAFLPAAFIGALAHDFIKTVLFETPMLICVMLLIGGVVLLWVDRWALQPRYHDVMDYPLSLCLKIGLFQCLAMIPGTSRSGATIVGALLMGADKRSAAEFSFFLAMPTMAGAFAYDLYKNRDILSAADLPIIAAGFVMAFISAVIVVRFLLDYVSRHGYALFGWWRIIVGGAGMIALLMLG from the coding sequence ATGCAGGACCAGTCCATCGTTTCGGCGCTCTTGCTTGGCTTGCTGGAGGGCCTGACCGAGTTCATCCCGGTCTCGTCCACGGGGCACATCCTGCTCGCCGGCCATTTCCTCGGCTTCGAATCGACCGGCAAGGCCTTTGAGGTGCTGATCCAACTCGGCGCGATCCTCGCCATCCTGTCGGTCTATTTCGGCCGGCTGTGGAAGCTCCTCGTCGACCTGCCCCGCGACGGCAGGACGCAGCGCTTCGTGCTTGGCATTCTCGTTGCCTTCCTGCCGGCCGCCTTCATCGGCGCGCTGGCGCACGACTTCATCAAGACGGTGCTGTTCGAGACGCCGATGCTGATCTGCGTCATGCTGTTGATCGGCGGCGTGGTGCTGTTGTGGGTGGACCGCTGGGCGCTCCAGCCACGCTATCACGACGTGATGGACTATCCGCTGTCGCTCTGCCTGAAGATCGGCCTGTTCCAGTGCCTCGCCATGATCCCTGGCACCTCGCGCTCCGGCGCGACCATCGTCGGCGCGCTTCTGATGGGCGCCGACAAGCGCTCGGCCGCGGAGTTCTCGTTCTTCCTCGCCATGCCGACAATGGCCGGCGCCTTCGCCTACGACCTCTACAAGAACCGCGACATCCTCTCAGCGGCGGATCTGCCGATCATCGCGGCGGGCTTCGTCATGGCCTTCATCTCGGCCGTGATCGTGGTGCGCTTCCTGCTCGACTACGTCTCGCGCCACGGCTACGCGCTGTTCGGCTGGTGGCGCATCATCGTCGGCGGCGCGGGAATGATCGCGCTGCTGATGCTCGGCTGA